Proteins encoded within one genomic window of Gammaproteobacteria bacterium:
- a CDS encoding D-2-hydroxyacid dehydrogenase: MRWIAFITAFLIGPAAMALDTPAALPEATQLIAALELRESGPAVRDDPRWQRPRMVVVRTDYPGMMPALQAMAPGVRLVWAKTDAEAVAAAAEADAIMGLCTAELVDAARQALWIQLFSAGSERCVTIPAVRERRLLLTNMQRISGPEIAEHAIGLLLAFTRGLNVYLPAQKSGRWSPELLPRSQAWELQGRTLLVAGLGGIGSQVARRAHALGMRVVATRGSDQPRPDYVDEVGGPDALLRLAASADVVVNALPLTPATSGLFDARFFAAMKPTAYFINVGRGRSVVTADLLAALQDKRLAGAGLDVTDPEPLPPGHPLWQLPNVIITPHVAATSDKVPARLLTVAQENLRRYVAGERLLSVVDAGRGY; the protein is encoded by the coding sequence ATGCGCTGGATCGCCTTCATCACCGCCTTCCTCATCGGTCCGGCCGCCATGGCGCTGGACACACCCGCGGCACTGCCCGAGGCCACGCAGCTGATCGCGGCCCTGGAGCTGCGCGAGTCAGGCCCGGCGGTGCGTGACGACCCGCGCTGGCAGCGGCCACGGATGGTCGTGGTGCGCACGGACTACCCGGGCATGATGCCCGCCCTGCAGGCCATGGCGCCCGGCGTCAGACTGGTATGGGCGAAGACCGATGCCGAGGCGGTCGCTGCCGCCGCGGAGGCCGACGCCATCATGGGCCTGTGCACGGCGGAACTCGTGGATGCGGCACGCCAGGCGCTGTGGATCCAGCTGTTCTCGGCGGGCAGCGAGCGCTGCGTGACGATCCCGGCGGTACGCGAACGCCGGCTGTTGCTCACCAACATGCAGCGCATCTCCGGCCCGGAGATCGCCGAGCACGCCATCGGCCTGCTGCTGGCCTTCACCAGGGGCCTGAACGTCTACCTGCCGGCGCAGAAGAGCGGCCGCTGGAGCCCGGAGCTCCTGCCACGCTCGCAGGCCTGGGAGCTGCAGGGCCGCACGCTGCTGGTGGCCGGCCTCGGCGGCATCGGCAGCCAGGTGGCGAGGCGCGCCCATGCACTCGGCATGCGCGTGGTGGCCACGCGCGGCAGCGACCAGCCCCGGCCGGACTACGTGGACGAGGTCGGCGGCCCCGACGCCCTGCTGCGGCTGGCCGCATCCGCCGACGTGGTGGTCAATGCCCTGCCGCTGACGCCGGCGACGAGCGGATTGTTCGATGCGCGGTTCTTCGCCGCCATGAAGCCCACCGCGTACTTCATCAACGTCGGCCGGGGACGCAGCGTCGTCACCGCCGACCTGCTGGCGGCGCTGCAGGACAAGCGCCTTGCCGGCGCCGGCCTCGACGTCACGGACCCGGAACCGCTGCCGCCCGGCCATCCGCTGTGGCAGCTGCCCAACGTCATCATCACGCCGCACGTGGCGGCCACCTCGGACAAGGTTCCGGCACGATTGCTGACGGTGGCCCAGGAGAACCTGCGCCGCTACGTGGCTGGCGAACGGCTGCTGTCGGTGGTCGATGCCGGGCGGGGCTACTGA
- a CDS encoding DUF2249 domain-containing protein, with product MTGFVELDVRPILRAGGEPFAKIMETVKSLPRGQGLRLFASFKPTPLLQVLGSRGFTHQAREIGGGDWQVDFTPGTTAATGATQAAATGPATAGDWPEPTQEMDNRLLDPPEPMVRILAATEAMASGEVLAALLCREPVFLFQELAKRGHAWRGAFEPDGKTYRVLIRIGGTPDAAA from the coding sequence ATGACCGGTTTCGTCGAACTCGATGTCCGTCCCATCCTGCGCGCCGGCGGTGAGCCGTTCGCAAAGATCATGGAAACCGTGAAGAGCCTGCCGCGGGGCCAGGGGCTGCGCCTGTTCGCCAGCTTCAAGCCGACGCCGCTCCTGCAGGTTCTCGGCTCACGGGGGTTCACCCATCAGGCCAGGGAGATCGGCGGCGGCGACTGGCAGGTCGACTTCACGCCGGGCACCACGGCCGCCACCGGCGCGACGCAGGCCGCTGCCACCGGCCCTGCGACGGCCGGGGACTGGCCCGAACCGACGCAGGAGATGGACAACCGCCTGCTGGATCCGCCGGAGCCGATGGTGCGCATCCTCGCCGCCACGGAGGCCATGGCCAGCGGTGAGGTGCTGGCGGCCCTGCTGTGCCGCGAGCCGGTGTTCCTGTTCCAGGAGCTCGCCAAGCGCGGCCATGCCTGGCGTGGCGCCTTCGAGCCCGACGGCAAGACCTACAGGGTGCTGATCCGCATCGGCGGCACCCCGGATGCGGCGGCATGA
- the ccoP gene encoding cytochrome-c oxidase, cbb3-type subunit III — protein MSSGWAWWVIGLIVFNMGLTFCLFLWAPFARVPTLPDGTTGHVWAHGALREGMHRLPRWWIALSLAMFITAFTYFLLYPGFGNFKGLLGWTSHGELARAVEANDARLDPALQRLAALGIEQAAADPQARQLGERLFVDNCAACHGRNGRGNPLLGAPDLTDSDWVYGGSASDITNSIRGGRTGVMPQWNALGEDTVKNLTQYVLGLSGQAHDAQRAAAGETVFKTTCIACHGPEGKGNPFIGAPNLTDPASVYGNSAAAIEASIGNGRQGHMPAWSPRLSDADIHVLAAYVYHLANPGDSAAR, from the coding sequence ATGAGCAGTGGCTGGGCATGGTGGGTAATCGGCCTGATCGTCTTCAACATGGGCCTGACGTTCTGCCTGTTCCTGTGGGCGCCGTTCGCGAGGGTGCCGACCCTGCCCGACGGCACCACCGGCCACGTCTGGGCGCATGGCGCCCTGCGCGAAGGCATGCATCGCCTGCCGCGGTGGTGGATCGCGCTGTCGCTGGCGATGTTCATCACCGCCTTCACCTATTTCCTGCTGTATCCGGGCTTCGGCAACTTCAAGGGCCTGCTGGGCTGGACTTCCCACGGCGAACTGGCGCGTGCCGTGGAAGCCAACGACGCCCGGCTCGATCCGGCCTTGCAACGCCTGGCGGCGCTTGGCATCGAGCAGGCCGCCGCCGATCCGCAGGCGCGCCAGCTCGGCGAGCGCCTGTTCGTCGACAACTGCGCGGCCTGCCATGGCCGCAATGGCCGCGGCAACCCGCTGCTCGGCGCGCCGGACCTCACCGACAGCGACTGGGTGTACGGCGGCAGCGCCAGCGACATCACCAACTCGATCCGTGGCGGTCGCACCGGCGTCATGCCGCAATGGAACGCGCTCGGCGAGGACACGGTGAAGAACCTCACGCAGTACGTGCTCGGCCTTTCCGGGCAGGCGCACGACGCGCAGAGGGCCGCTGCCGGCGAAACCGTGTTCAAGACCACCTGCATCGCCTGCCATGGGCCCGAGGGCAAGGGAAACCCGTTCATCGGCGCCCCGAACCTCACGGATCCCGCCTCGGTGTACGGCAATTCCGCGGCCGCCATCGAGGCGAGCATCGGCAACGGCAGGCAGGGTCACATGCCGGCATGGAGCCCGCGCCTGTCGGATGCCGACATCCACGTGCTGGCCGCCTATGTCTACCACCTCGCGAACCCCGGAGACTCCGCTGCGCGCTGA
- a CDS encoding serine/threonine protein kinase — protein sequence MARNPAKVRDGTLAYQDLTPDDIIASVESLELDCDGRLLALNSYENRVYRVGLENAPAVVAKFYRPGRWSDAAILEEHGFARELADADIPVVPPLAHAGRTLHLRGEFRFAVYPCHGGRAPELDDLALLEQLGRLVARIHRLGARCAFRHRMQIGLDSYGRASRDMLLAGGFIPEELRDTYAGVCELAFEGVRHSFHRAGTPRFLRLHGDFHPGNVLVLGEQVHIVDLDDTLSGPAVQDLWMFLSGSREEQTPQLARLLSGYSEFRDFDPLELHLVEALRTLRIMHYAAWLARRWEDPAFRIAFPWFNTRRYWDEHVLALREQVALMQEQPLEWKGC from the coding sequence ATGGCGCGCAACCCAGCCAAAGTCCGCGACGGAACCCTCGCCTACCAGGACCTGACACCCGACGACATCATCGCCTCGGTGGAAAGCCTGGAGCTGGACTGCGACGGGCGCCTGCTGGCGCTCAACAGCTACGAGAACCGCGTGTACCGCGTTGGCCTGGAGAATGCACCGGCCGTGGTGGCCAAGTTCTACCGGCCCGGCCGCTGGAGCGATGCCGCCATCCTCGAGGAGCACGGCTTCGCCAGGGAGCTGGCCGATGCCGACATCCCCGTGGTCCCGCCGCTGGCGCATGCCGGCCGCACGCTGCACCTGCGCGGCGAGTTCCGCTTTGCGGTCTACCCCTGCCATGGCGGCCGCGCCCCGGAGCTCGATGACCTGGCGCTGCTCGAGCAACTCGGCCGCCTGGTCGCGCGCATCCACCGGCTGGGAGCGCGGTGCGCCTTCCGGCATCGCATGCAGATCGGCCTGGACAGCTACGGCAGGGCCTCGCGCGACATGCTGCTGGCCGGCGGCTTCATCCCGGAAGAGCTGCGCGACACCTACGCCGGCGTCTGCGAGCTCGCCTTCGAGGGCGTGCGCCACAGTTTCCATCGCGCCGGCACGCCCCGCTTTCTGCGGCTGCATGGCGACTTCCACCCGGGCAACGTGCTGGTCCTGGGCGAGCAGGTGCACATCGTCGACCTCGACGACACCCTGAGCGGACCCGCGGTGCAGGACCTGTGGATGTTCCTCTCCGGCAGCCGTGAGGAGCAGACGCCGCAGCTCGCCCGCCTGCTGTCGGGATACAGCGAGTTCCGTGACTTCGATCCGCTGGAGCTGCACCTGGTCGAGGCACTGCGAACGCTGCGCATCATGCACTACGCGGCCTGGCTCGCGCGGCGCTGGGAGGACCCGGCCTTCAGGATCGCCTTCCCGTGGTTCAACACGCGCCGCTACTGGGACGAGCACGTCCTGGCACTGCGCGAGCAGGTGGCGCTCATGCAGGAGCAGCCGCTGGAATGGAAGGGCTGCTGA
- the ccoN gene encoding cytochrome-c oxidase, cbb3-type subunit I: MPKTEYYNDHVVRLFLLASAVWGIVGMLIGMYAAAELAWPGLNLDIPWMTFSRVRPDHTFGVIFAFGGSALMGTCYYVVQRTGHTRLAWSGLAEGTFWGWQLACVLSMLTLPFGITQNKEYAEPEWFIDILIAVVWVSFGAVFFATLARRRIRHIYVANWYYGAFIIAVGLLHIVNNLALPVSLTKSYPIYSGVVDAMVQWWYGHNAVAFFLTAGFLGMMYYFVPRQAQQPLWSYRFSIVNFWALISMYMWAGSHHLMYTALPDWVQSVGMAFSLVLLMPSWGSAANGLFTFNGSWHRLRDDPAAKFMVIALVFYAASTFEGSMMAVKSVNSLSHYTDWTIAHVHSGSLGWVAMITIGSLYAMAPRALGRPAMHSRAGMELHFWLHFSGTLLYVVAMWVAGVTEGMMWRATQPDGSLTYPFIDSLLAIKPLYMARWFGGFLIWLGMWVMAWNLWYTAADARRKIILPIPVPIPEPDSHQTPAPLPAAV; the protein is encoded by the coding sequence ATGCCCAAAACCGAGTACTACAACGACCATGTCGTGCGCCTGTTCCTGCTGGCCTCGGCAGTGTGGGGCATCGTCGGCATGCTGATCGGCATGTACGCGGCGGCCGAGCTGGCCTGGCCAGGGCTCAACCTCGACATCCCGTGGATGACCTTCAGCCGCGTGCGCCCGGACCACACCTTTGGCGTCATCTTCGCCTTCGGTGGCTCGGCGCTGATGGGCACCTGCTACTACGTCGTGCAGCGCACCGGCCATACTCGCCTCGCCTGGAGCGGCCTCGCCGAGGGCACCTTCTGGGGCTGGCAGCTGGCCTGCGTGCTGTCGATGCTGACCCTGCCCTTCGGCATCACGCAGAACAAGGAATACGCCGAGCCGGAGTGGTTCATCGACATCCTGATCGCGGTGGTCTGGGTCAGCTTCGGCGCGGTGTTCTTCGCCACGCTGGCGCGCCGGCGCATCCGCCACATCTACGTCGCCAACTGGTACTACGGCGCCTTCATCATCGCCGTCGGCCTGCTGCACATCGTCAACAACCTCGCGCTGCCGGTCAGCCTGACCAAGTCCTACCCGATCTACTCCGGGGTGGTCGATGCGATGGTGCAGTGGTGGTACGGGCACAACGCGGTGGCGTTCTTCCTCACCGCCGGCTTCCTCGGCATGATGTATTACTTCGTGCCGCGGCAGGCACAGCAGCCGCTGTGGAGCTACCGCTTCTCGATCGTCAACTTCTGGGCCCTGATCTCCATGTACATGTGGGCGGGCTCGCACCACCTGATGTACACCGCCCTGCCCGACTGGGTGCAGTCGGTCGGCATGGCGTTCTCGCTGGTGCTGCTGATGCCGAGCTGGGGCTCCGCGGCCAACGGCCTGTTCACCTTCAACGGCTCCTGGCACCGGCTGCGCGACGATCCGGCCGCGAAGTTCATGGTCATCGCCCTGGTGTTCTACGCCGCCTCGACCTTCGAAGGCTCGATGATGGCCGTCAAGAGCGTCAACTCGCTGTCGCATTACACCGACTGGACCATCGCCCATGTACATTCAGGCTCGCTGGGCTGGGTGGCGATGATCACCATCGGCTCGCTGTATGCGATGGCACCGCGCGCACTCGGCCGCCCCGCCATGCATTCCCGCGCCGGGATGGAACTGCACTTCTGGCTGCATTTTTCCGGCACTTTGCTCTATGTCGTCGCCATGTGGGTCGCGGGCGTCACCGAGGGCATGATGTGGCGCGCCACGCAGCCCGACGGCTCGCTCACCTATCCATTCATCGACAGCCTGCTCGCCATCAAGCCGCTGTACATGGCGCGCTGGTTCGGCGGCTTCCTCATCTGGCTCGGCATGTGGGTGATGGCCTGGAACCTCTGGTACACCGCCGCCGATGCCCGCAGGAAGATCATCCTGCCGATCCCGGTGCCGATCCCGGAACCCGATTCACACCAGACGCCGGCGCCGCTGCCGGCCGCGGTCTGA
- a CDS encoding DUF2249 domain-containing protein, giving the protein MPNIQSAAIQEVDIRSLIPMQRHARIFELVGNLQPGDAFVFVNDHDPKPLYYQLEAEHPKQFSWTYLESGPVAWRVKIGRLPQ; this is encoded by the coding sequence ATGCCCAATATCCAATCCGCAGCAATCCAGGAAGTCGACATCCGCAGCCTCATCCCCATGCAGCGTCATGCCCGGATCTTCGAGCTCGTCGGCAACCTGCAGCCTGGCGATGCGTTCGTCTTCGTCAACGATCACGACCCCAAGCCGCTGTACTACCAGCTCGAGGCGGAGCACCCGAAGCAGTTCTCCTGGACCTACCTGGAGTCGGGGCCCGTCGCCTGGCGGGTGAAGATCGGCCGGCTGCCGCAGTAG
- a CDS encoding MFS transporter: MSGVLPSRGLLRHRDLALFLGGRFVSAMAVQMQNVAVGWLVYDLTRDPLALGLVGLASFLPAIALALVTGHVADRADRRGIIVACYVLTTLTALGLLACAWMRAPVWVIYALVLAFGLGRAFANPAGQALLPGLVPAEELGGAIAWGSSVWQTATIIGPAVGGALYVLGDTVVFAAAAACFALSTLLFALVRHRSRTTSGGKADWATLLAGIAFIRSRPAIFGAISLDLFAVLLGGATALLPIYARDILQVGPTGLGLLRSAPAAGALGMALYLVWRPLRQRAGARMFQAVALFGLATIAFGLSRDFLLSLGCLVVLGAADMVSVVIRQTLVQAETPDGMRGRVSAVNAVFIGASNELGEFESGAVAALIGTVPAVVVGGAGTLLVAALWARWFPELRHRDRLVS, encoded by the coding sequence ATGAGTGGCGTGCTGCCCTCGCGCGGCCTGCTGCGCCACCGTGACCTTGCCCTGTTCCTCGGCGGGCGCTTCGTCTCGGCCATGGCGGTGCAGATGCAGAACGTCGCCGTCGGCTGGCTGGTGTACGACCTCACCCGCGATCCGCTGGCGCTGGGCCTGGTGGGCCTGGCGAGCTTCCTGCCGGCCATCGCCCTTGCCCTGGTGACGGGCCATGTCGCCGACCGCGCCGACCGGCGCGGCATCATCGTCGCCTGCTACGTGCTGACGACGCTGACGGCCCTGGGACTGCTGGCCTGCGCCTGGATGCGTGCGCCGGTGTGGGTGATCTACGCGCTGGTGCTGGCCTTCGGCCTGGGCCGGGCCTTCGCCAATCCGGCGGGGCAGGCGCTGTTGCCGGGACTGGTGCCGGCGGAGGAGCTCGGTGGCGCCATCGCCTGGGGCTCCTCGGTGTGGCAGACGGCGACGATCATCGGCCCCGCCGTCGGCGGCGCGCTGTATGTGCTCGGCGATACGGTGGTGTTCGCCGCTGCCGCCGCCTGTTTCGCGCTGAGCACGCTGCTCTTCGCCCTGGTACGCCACCGCAGCCGCACCACCTCCGGCGGCAAGGCGGACTGGGCGACGCTGCTGGCGGGCATCGCCTTCATCCGCTCGCGGCCGGCGATCTTCGGCGCCATCTCGCTGGACCTGTTCGCGGTGCTGCTGGGCGGGGCCACCGCGCTGCTGCCGATCTACGCGCGCGACATCCTGCAGGTCGGCCCCACCGGGCTCGGCCTGCTGCGCAGCGCGCCGGCGGCGGGTGCCCTCGGCATGGCCCTTTACCTCGTCTGGCGGCCGCTCCGCCAGCGCGCCGGTGCGCGCATGTTCCAGGCCGTCGCGCTGTTCGGCCTGGCGACGATCGCCTTCGGCCTGTCGCGGGATTTCCTGCTGTCGCTCGGTTGCCTGGTGGTGCTGGGCGCGGCCGACATGGTGAGCGTCGTGATCCGCCAGACACTGGTCCAGGCGGAGACGCCCGACGGCATGCGCGGTCGGGTCTCCGCCGTCAACGCGGTGTTCATCGGCGCCTCCAACGAGCTCGGCGAGTTCGAGTCCGGAGCGGTGGCGGCGCTCATCGGCACGGTGCCCGCGGTGGTCGTCGGTGGCGCCGGCACCTTGCTGGTGGCCGCGCTCTGGGCACGCTGGTTCCCGGAACTGCGTCATCGCGACCGGCTGGTCTCGTGA
- a CDS encoding carboxymuconolactone decarboxylase family protein, whose amino-acid sequence MPDGMYPTATADLASKRRALAPDTEAAFLAFSQQVFAAGALPVKTKQLIAVAVAHVTQCPYCIKGHTRAALRHGASQEELMEAIWVAAEMRAGGAYAHSVLALEQAQKAAGPASG is encoded by the coding sequence ATGCCCGACGGAATGTATCCCACCGCCACTGCCGACCTCGCCAGCAAGCGCCGCGCGCTGGCGCCCGATACCGAGGCTGCCTTCCTCGCCTTCAGCCAGCAGGTGTTCGCCGCCGGCGCGCTGCCGGTCAAGACCAAGCAGCTCATCGCGGTGGCGGTCGCCCACGTCACGCAGTGCCCGTACTGCATCAAGGGGCACACCAGGGCTGCGCTGCGCCATGGTGCCTCGCAGGAAGAACTGATGGAGGCCATCTGGGTTGCCGCCGAGATGCGCGCTGGCGGCGCCTACGCGCATTCCGTGCTGGCGCTGGAGCAGGCACAGAAGGCCGCGGGGCCGGCCAGCGGCTGA
- a CDS encoding carboxymuconolactone decarboxylase family protein — MSQRIDYKSASPEAFNAMLHTEHQVHRSGLEESLLELVKSRASQLNGCAWCLDMHTKDARAHGEAEQRLYLLPVWRDASCYSDRERAALAWTEAVTLIASQEVSDAVYAEARRHFDEKALVDLTLAVIAINGWNRMNVAFRTPVGDYVSPHAAAR, encoded by the coding sequence ATGTCACAGCGCATCGACTACAAGTCCGCCTCGCCCGAGGCCTTCAACGCGATGCTTCATACGGAGCACCAGGTCCACAGGAGCGGTCTGGAGGAATCGCTGCTGGAACTGGTCAAGTCACGCGCATCGCAGCTCAACGGCTGCGCCTGGTGCCTCGACATGCACACCAAGGACGCGCGTGCGCACGGTGAAGCCGAGCAGCGACTGTACCTGCTGCCGGTGTGGCGGGATGCCAGCTGCTACAGCGACCGCGAACGCGCGGCGCTGGCCTGGACGGAAGCGGTCACGCTGATCGCTTCGCAGGAAGTGAGCGATGCGGTCTACGCCGAGGCACGCCGCCACTTCGACGAGAAGGCGCTGGTCGACCTCACCCTCGCGGTCATCGCCATCAACGGCTGGAACCGCATGAACGTCGCCTTCCGTACCCCGGTCGGGGACTACGTCAGCCCGCACGCGGCGGCGCGCTGA
- the ccoO gene encoding cytochrome-c oxidase, cbb3-type subunit II — translation MAYRHFEFIEKHAWTLGILTAVMVSIGGLAEITPLFIMAREVKPPAHVQPYDPLRLAGRDIYVREGCYLCHSQMIRALRFETQRYGSFSTADESVYDRPFQWGSKRTGPDLARAGGKYSDEWQRTHLMDPRSVVPESNMPAYPWLAQAPIDGADIAARMRVLRRLGDPYSDADIAGAAAAVEGRTEMDALVAYLQGLGIANEPSASSGETP, via the coding sequence ATGGCATACCGTCATTTCGAGTTCATCGAGAAGCACGCCTGGACGCTCGGCATCCTGACCGCGGTCATGGTGTCGATCGGCGGCCTCGCCGAGATCACGCCGCTGTTCATCATGGCCAGGGAGGTCAAGCCACCGGCGCATGTGCAGCCGTATGATCCGCTGCGCCTTGCCGGCCGCGACATCTACGTGCGCGAGGGCTGTTACCTCTGCCACTCGCAGATGATCCGCGCCCTGCGCTTCGAGACCCAGCGCTACGGCAGCTTCTCGACAGCGGACGAGTCGGTCTACGACCGGCCCTTCCAGTGGGGATCCAAGCGCACCGGGCCGGATCTCGCCCGGGCCGGCGGCAAGTACTCCGATGAGTGGCAGCGCACCCACCTGATGGATCCGCGCAGCGTCGTGCCGGAGTCGAACATGCCGGCCTATCCCTGGCTGGCGCAGGCGCCGATAGACGGCGCGGACATCGCCGCCCGCATGCGCGTGCTGCGCCGGCTCGGCGACCCGTACTCCGACGCCGACATCGCCGGCGCGGCGGCCGCCGTCGAGGGCAGGACGGAGATGGACGCGCTGGTCGCCTACCTGCAGGGGCTCGGCATCGCCAACGAACCTTCGGCCTCCTCCGGGGAAACGCCATGA
- a CDS encoding metal-sulfur cluster assembly factor: MSTPAGEASAGPIREALKLVIDPELGYNIVDLGLVYDVAVQGAGDALITMTTTTRGCPATDYLRMGARDAAFSVDGIDSVEIVLTYDPPWTPKMMSPEAKAHFRIRDE, encoded by the coding sequence ATGAGCACGCCGGCCGGCGAGGCTTCGGCCGGGCCGATCCGCGAAGCCCTGAAGCTGGTGATCGACCCGGAGCTGGGCTACAACATCGTCGATCTCGGCCTGGTGTATGACGTTGCCGTGCAGGGCGCCGGCGACGCGCTCATCACCATGACGACCACGACCCGTGGCTGCCCGGCGACCGACTACCTGCGGATGGGCGCGCGCGATGCCGCCTTCTCGGTCGACGGCATCGACTCGGTGGAGATCGTCCTGACCTACGACCCGCCGTGGACACCGAAGATGATGTCGCCCGAGGCCAAGGCGCATTTCCGCATCCGCGATGAATGA
- a CDS encoding NAD(P)H-dependent oxidoreductase has translation MKTCKVAVLLGSLRKDSYNRRLMLAVERLSPPQLQFAQVRIDDLPLYSQDFDADYPPAARRLKQEIEAAQALLFVTPEYNRSVPGVLKNAIDIASRPWGTNSFAGKPAAVIGTSIGAAGTAIAQHHLRSSLHFLDVPTLGQPEVYLHFRDEVIAADGTVGNESTRAFLQRFVDAYVAWVGRFVSG, from the coding sequence ATGAAGACATGCAAGGTGGCAGTGCTGCTCGGCAGCCTGCGCAAGGATTCCTACAACCGGCGGCTCATGCTCGCCGTCGAGCGCCTGTCGCCGCCGCAGCTGCAATTCGCCCAGGTGCGCATCGACGACCTGCCGCTGTATTCGCAGGATTTCGATGCGGATTACCCGCCGGCGGCGCGCCGCCTGAAGCAGGAGATCGAGGCCGCGCAGGCCCTGCTGTTCGTCACGCCCGAGTACAACCGCTCGGTTCCGGGCGTGCTGAAGAACGCCATCGACATCGCTTCCCGGCCCTGGGGCACGAACTCGTTCGCCGGCAAGCCGGCGGCGGTGATCGGCACCTCGATCGGCGCGGCGGGCACCGCCATCGCCCAGCATCACCTGCGCAGCTCGCTGCATTTCCTCGACGTGCCGACGCTCGGCCAGCCCGAGGTGTACCTGCATTTCCGCGACGAGGTCATCGCCGCGGATGGCACGGTCGGCAACGAGTCGACACGCGCCTTCCTGCAGCGCTTCGTCGACGCCTACGTGGCCTGGGTGGGGCGTTTCGTCAGCGGCTGA
- a CDS encoding FAD-dependent oxidoreductase encodes MKHKVDYLIVGAGVAGETAAQAIRSVDARASIVMLGDESHPPYDRPPLSKALWKDGREEDIWRPIGRAAARLQLGRRALKLDAAAHVVHDDAGDAWEYRRLLLATGGTPRRLPFGDDFIYYRRYDDYRRLRQLARPGARIAVIGGGFIGSEVAAAMALNGCRTTLLFPGPAICSRVFPAALADAVTAAYRERDVDVRSGITVTGASRDAGGTGLLLSDGSRLHADAVVAGLGITPNVELAQEAGLQIDLGGILVDDHLRTSDPDIHAAGDVATFPAPALGRRLRVEHEDAALKMGQHAGLCMAGQDAPYRQLPFFYADLFDLGYEAVGVVDSRLEVVEQWVTPYREGVLYYLEAGRIRGVLLWNTWGQVDAARALIAETGPFDAQNVRGRLPATS; translated from the coding sequence ATGAAGCACAAGGTGGACTACCTGATCGTCGGTGCGGGCGTGGCCGGCGAGACCGCCGCCCAGGCGATACGCAGCGTCGATGCGCGTGCCAGCATCGTCATGCTGGGCGACGAGAGCCACCCGCCCTACGACCGCCCGCCGCTCAGCAAGGCACTGTGGAAGGACGGCAGGGAAGAGGACATCTGGCGCCCCATCGGCAGGGCGGCAGCGCGGTTGCAGCTCGGGCGACGTGCCCTGAAGCTCGATGCTGCCGCGCATGTCGTGCACGATGACGCCGGGGATGCCTGGGAATACCGGCGCCTGCTGCTCGCCACCGGCGGCACGCCGCGCCGGCTGCCCTTTGGCGACGATTTCATCTACTACCGCCGGTACGACGACTACCGGCGCCTGCGGCAGCTGGCCAGGCCGGGTGCGCGAATCGCCGTGATCGGCGGCGGTTTCATCGGCAGCGAGGTGGCTGCGGCGATGGCGCTCAACGGTTGCCGCACCACGCTGCTGTTCCCGGGGCCGGCGATCTGCTCGCGGGTTTTTCCCGCGGCGCTGGCCGATGCCGTCACCGCTGCCTATCGCGAACGGGACGTGGACGTGCGCAGCGGCATCACCGTGACCGGCGCCAGTCGAGATGCAGGCGGTACCGGGCTGCTGCTGTCCGATGGCAGCCGGCTGCACGCCGATGCAGTGGTCGCCGGGCTCGGCATCACACCCAACGTGGAGCTGGCACAGGAAGCCGGGCTGCAGATCGACCTCGGCGGCATCCTCGTCGACGACCATCTGCGGACCAGCGATCCCGACATCCATGCCGCCGGGGATGTCGCCACCTTTCCGGCGCCGGCGCTCGGCCGCCGGCTGCGCGTGGAGCACGAGGATGCCGCGCTGAAGATGGGACAGCACGCGGGCCTGTGCATGGCCGGGCAGGATGCGCCGTACCGGCAACTGCCGTTCTTCTACGCCGACCTCTTCGACCTGGGCTACGAGGCTGTCGGGGTCGTCGATTCCCGGCTGGAGGTGGTCGAGCAGTGGGTGACGCCCTACCGCGAGGGCGTGCTCTACTACCTCGAGGCGGGCCGGATACGCGGCGTGCTGCTCTGGAACACCTGGGGCCAGGTCGATGCCGCCCGGGCACTGATCGCCGAGACCGGGCCGTTCGATGCGCAGAATGTCCGTGGACGGCTGCCAGCAACCAGCTGA
- a CDS encoding CcoQ/FixQ family Cbb3-type cytochrome c oxidase assembly chaperone: protein MSPAWGHATGVLILLMMAAFLGIWVWAWLPYHKRSFNTLARLPMEDQAASPGEPIPATDEEQRR from the coding sequence ATGAGTCCGGCCTGGGGCCACGCCACCGGAGTGCTGATCCTGCTGATGATGGCGGCATTCCTCGGCATCTGGGTCTGGGCCTGGCTGCCCTATCACAAGCGCAGCTTCAACACGCTGGCGCGCCTTCCCATGGAAGACCAGGCCGCATCGCCAGGCGAACCGATTCCGGCCACTGACGAGGAGCAGCGTCGATGA